AAAGCGTATCATCCCAATCAATCAATTCCAGGCCGGTGTAAGTATAGTTATACCATGTGTCGTTTATGTTATGCCAGTATAATGGCGCTATGACGTTGTTTTTATTCACCCAGTCCCAGCCTTCGGCATGCCAATGGCGGAAATCCTGGTAACCCCCGGCGTTGATAAATTCAAGGTATTCCCCGTTTGTTACCAACAGAGGGCTGATCTCATAATTTTGCAGGTACACCTTGTGCCTTCCCAACTCGTTGTCAAAACAAAAGCCTTCGCCTGAAAAGCCGATCTCATAAACTCCTTCATTCATCTTCACGAACGGGCTACCAGTATTTTTTTCATTTTCAGGTGGCCTGTAATCTTCTGAATAGGTGGGGAACAAGGGGTTATGCCCTAAAATAAACTTGATATCGGTATACAAAAGCTCCTGGTGCTGCTGTTCATGATTAAGGCCGAGGATAAGAAGTTCCTTAATATCCGCAGCAGGTTCCGAACTAAGGAATTTGTCCATTGCCTCGTCCACGTATTCCCGGTATTTATAAATGTCGGCAACAGTAGGGCGACTTAAGTTACCCCTGTCCGTTCGGATAACACGGGTACCCACAGTTTCATAATAGCTGTTAAAAACGAAATTATATTGCGGATCGAATTCCTGGTAGCCCATAAAATACGGCTTCAGAATGAATGTTTCAAAGAACCACGAGGTATGCCCCAAATGCCATTTAGGCGGACTTACATCCGCAACGGGCTGCACCACATAATCCTCGGTGTGCAGTGGAGCGCAGATTTGCTCCGTTAGCTTTCTTACTTCCTTATAACAGTCGGGCAGGTTCATTGGTTATTTGCTCTCTAAATAGCGTTTTAGGTCCGAAATTGTTTTGATATGCAATTGTTTGGCCTGTTTCTGTCGCATCATCAGCGCATAAGCATTGTCAAAACCAATAGGCCTGAGCCAACTGATATTATATTTTTTTTCGAACTCGTTTTTAACATAATTGTAAGTTTTATCCTTGTCGACCGTTAGCGAATCAACCGTTTTTGCCGACGGCTGTAATATGGCCAACAGTCCTGTTCCGGTATACTCCGGGTAAAAATCTATCTGGTTATTATTCAAGGCGTCGAAACAAATTTTAGTGCCGCCCAAACCTGTTTTTGTCGACACATCATGATCTGTATAGCCTTTGATCAGCATACTGTACATATTTGCCAGGATGTATTGTTCACCAAAAATTTTTGAGCCGATACGTACGGTACCGTCTGTGCCGTTACGGGCTGGTTTCAATAATGATTGCGCCCGTAAAAAGTCTTCTGCAACCCTCTCCGGACTTTGGTGAAGATAGTCGGTCCGGTAATTTAATTCGGTCATCACAGCGTCGTTTATTTTGCCTGACAACAGGTTTAATGTCTTTTCAAGGTCAGGAAATTGCTTTAAAGCGTCGTCACGTACTATCGGCGCAGCATAATAAGGAGGGAATATCTTTTTGTCATCATCCAGCACCACCAGATCGTAAGCTTTCAACCGTCCATCAGTGGAGTAGCCGCTAATTATATCCAGTTGCTTTTCGTAAGCCGCTTTATACATTACTGCATCGCTGATGACAATAGGATTTACTTTCAAACCATACTTGCTTTGCAGACCCAGGTTGCCATCCTGCCGACCCATAAACTCAGGTGTAAAACCAGCGGTTAGCTTTCCGCCATAGGCGGATGGGATGAAATAAAACGATGCCATTATTATGAGTAGCACTGGCAGCGAGGCAGTGGCAGTTTTTATTCTTTTAAAATTGAAACGCTGCAAACGCGATAGTAAAAAATCAAAAATAATGGCGAGCAATGCGGCCGGGATAGCGCCTGCAAGTATCATATTGGTGTTATTAAGCGATATCCCGCCAAAAATAAATTCGCCCAAACCGCCGGCGGCAATGTAAGATGCCAGGGTAGCCACGCCAACATTGATGACGGTAGCGGTGCGGATACCGGCTAAAATTACCGGCATGGCCAGGGGTAGTTCTACTTTAGATAACACCTGCCATTTGCTCATGCCCATAGCTACAGCGGCTTCTTTTACTGATGGATCGACACCCTCAATTCCTGTAAAGGTGTTTCTGATAATTGGTAACAAAGCATAAAGCAATAATGCAACAATAGCCGGTTTTGCACCGATGCCAAGCAAAGGTATCATGAAACCGAGCAAAGCAATGCTGGGGATTGTTTGTAATATGCCTGCAATGCCTAATACGATACCAGAGAAGCGTTTTTGCCGGGTTATCCAGATGCCCAGGGGCAAGCCGATAATAACGGCGATGAGGAGCGAAATAAATGTGAGCCCGATATGCTGCAAGGTTTGCATCAGCAGTTTATCGCTTTGCTGGTGCATAAACTCCCATAAAGTTTGCCGGTGCTCATTCATGGGGGCGTTTGCTTTGATATTTATAAAAGGTTGTTGTTAGCTGCTCAAAGCCAATCGACTTTGTTTCGTGCCGATAGGTGATATAAAGATTTGAAGACCTATCCGCACTTAGCTTTTGGAGCGCTGCCCAAATATTTGAATCGATGGGCAAATCCTGACCGGCAGCTTCTTTTTTTGCCGAAGGCAGCAATTCCCAAATATCCTTTACTGTGACCGATTTAAATTCCAGCTGTAATCTTTGGTCCCTCAAAAAATCAGCAACGAATTGATTCGCCGGGTTAAAAAGCAATTCGGCCGGTGTACCTATTTGCACAATCTTCCCTTTATCCATCAGGCAAATGCGGTCGCCCAATTCAAAGGCCTCCTGCACGTCGTGCGTCACCATGATGATGGTTTTTCGCTTCAACTCGTCCAGTTCCTTGAATTCAATCTGGATTTTCGAGCGGGTGATATTATCCAGCGCGCCAAAGGGTTCGTCCATCAGCAGTACCGGCGGATCGGCAACCAGGGCGCGTGCAAGGCCAACCCGTTGCTGCTGCCCGCCACTCAGTTCGTTCGGATATAATTTTAGCTGGTCTTTGGACAGGTGGAGTTTTTCGATCAGTTCGGCTATCCGTATTTCGATTCGCTTGCTATCCCACTTCAATAATTGCGGTACTATGGCGATATTCTCGGCAACCGTATAATGCGGGAATAAACCATTGTTTTGCAGCACATAGCCTATTCCGCGTCGAAGTTCCTCCGGTTTTTGGTCGAGGATGTTTTGATTATTAATGGTGATACTACCGCTTGTTGGTTCAATAAGACGGTTTAGCATCTTCAGCGTAGTCGTCTTTCCGCAGCCGCTGGTGCCGAGTAGTACGAGGTTCTCATGCTCCTTTACCTCGAAAGAAATGTCGTCAACCGCTTTTACGCCGTTAAAGTGCTTACTTAGCCGCTCTACTTTGATCATAGGCGATTTTAATCTACGATGGACATGAAAAGATTGTTCAGCGATTCGGAATATAAAGGGTGCGCAAAAACACAATACCGGATACGGTCGTAAGTTATGCCACCTTCCATCGCCATCTGCAGTACAGTCATGATCTCGCCGCCTTCAGGTCCCAAAACCGTGGCCCCTAATATCTTTTTGGTTTTCGGATCGACAACCGCTTTCATAAAACCGCGTGTATCGCCGGTTTCAATCGCACGTGCTACGTAGGCCATCGGCAATTTAGCAACTTTCACTTTTAGGCCCAATTTCTGAGCCTCGCTTTCATCCAGCCCGATCCTGCCTAACTGGGGGTCCGTAAACATGCAGTAAGGTATCGGCCGATCCTTTATAGTATAATTGGTACCCTCTATCAAATTGCGGTAAACAATGGTGTAATCGTTATAAGATACATGTGTAAATGCGGGCCCGCCCTTTACATCGCCCAAAGCATAAATGCCCTTTATGTTGGTTTCCAGTTTATCGTCTACTTTAATAAAGCCCCTCTCATCTGTTTTAACGCCGGTTTTGTCAAGGTTTAAAGCCGTTGTTTGCGGGGCGCGACCCACCGCCACCAGTACGTGGGAACATTTAATATTTTGCTCCTTTCCGTTAACGGAAATTGTTGCCGAAATATTCCCTTTGCCTGTTTTCCTGAATTTCAATGTCTGTGCATTGGTAAGTATTTTGATCTTTTCAGCTTCCAGTATTTTGGTAAGCTCTTCCGATACATCCTCATCCTCGCGCGACACTATTCTTTCCGACTTCTCGATTACAGTAACCTTACTGCCAAAGCGCCGGAACATCTGGCCAAACTCCAGCCCTATGTAATTACCGCCAATGACCAGCAAATGATCCGGCACTTTATCCAGTTCCAGTATTGAGGTTGAAGTCAGGTAATCAATATCATGAATGCCTTCAATTTCCGGGATAACGGGCTTGCAGCCTGTGTTCATGAAGATCAGGTCGGCCTTTAATTGACTTGTTTTACCCTTATTCAATTTTACCGAAATAGTCTTTTCTGCTGTAAATGTTGCTTCGCCGAAAAACAGGTCAAGCCCCCTGGTTTGCTCCAGGCCATGCTGACTCCCGCTGCGGAACTGCATTACAATTTCGTCCTTACGCTTTTTGATCCGCCGCAAATTCACCTTGTAACCTTTGATGTCGACACCCAGGTCCCTGCTTTTGGAAGCCAGGTAAGCCATTTTTGCCGAACCGATCATGGTTTTTGTGGGTGTGCAGCCGTCGTTTACGCAGGTACCACCGATGTATCGCTTTTCGATGAGCGCTGTTTTTTTGCCAGCCAGGGCTAATTTCTTAGCAAGCGGGCCACCGGCCTGGCCCGAGCCGATGACAATAGCGTCGTAAGTTTTCATATAGTCAGGTATATAGAATAGATGGTCACCGTATGATATAAATGTAAAAATTAAACTACTTGTATTATAATAAATGAACCCGGGGTTTGTTTTTTTGACGCCGTACTCACACTTTCCTTACGCTTGAAAGAACTTTTTTGAATTAAGTTTTTAAAAATTCCGATAAAGCTATATCTTTGCCGTCCCGAAAAGGGGAGTTGCTGCTTGTCGGCCTCCATATGATTCGGCCCGTTCGTCTAGGGGTTAGGACGCAAGATTTTCATTCTTGAAACAGGGGTTCGATTCCCCTACGGGCTACTAAGATTAAAAAAGAGAAAGGTCGCGTCATTCGTGGCGTTCCCCCACTCTAAAGAACTAAAAACCGCTCTGAGAGCGAGGAATCAAATTAAGTTCGATTCCTGTTCCGGGCACACAAAGCATTATTAAAGCTTTCAAAAGCCTGCAAATCGTTGATTTGCGGGCTTTTTTGTTTAGTCCAACATTCAAAGATTTCAAAAATAATCAAAGTTAACTTGCGTCATTCGTGGCGTCTTAAAATTTTCAAAAAAGACGCAACCAAGTCGATTTAACACATTGATTATCAACATGTAATTGAGGCTTACATCTTGTTTGAAGCATTTAGCATTTCCAACTTTAAAAAACAATTTAAAAAAGTTGGTTATGATTGAAAAAAGCTTTGGCCTGTTCTTCTTTTTGAAGCAGCCTAAAAATCAGAAAGGTGATGAACGTTACATTTATTTACGCATCACCGTGGATGGAATTTCAAAAGAAATTTCTACTAAGAGAATGTGGACCTTATCAAGATGGGATCAAAGAACCGGACGACCTAAAGGTAAAACTGAGGAGGTAGCAAAATTGTGTGCATACCTAGATAATCTAAAACTAAATGTTTATAGCATCAAAAGCCAATTGATGCTAGCTGATAAAGAAATCACGGCTGAGATAATAAAGAAATACCTTACAGGCAATGGCGAAGAAAGAAGAATGCTTCTTTGTATTTTCAAAAAGCATAACCAAAACATTGAAGAATTAATTGGAAAGGATTATCAACCTAGGACTTTCAAGCGCTATCGTACAACCTTCGACCATACGAAGGCATTTATTAACTGGAAATACGGCAAAGAAGATATAGACCTTAAGGATTTAAATTATGAGTTTGCAAAGGATTTTTCGTTTTGGCTAAAAACGATAAAATGTTGTAATCATAATTCTGCAATGAAATATGTCAGCACTTTAAAGACTGTTATACTTGAGTGCATGAAGAAAAAGTGGTTAAGGGAAGATCCTTTTAGCGAATTCAGTACCGCTCAAAAAGAAGTCGAGATTATACCACTCGATGCAGTTGAATTATCTATTATTCAAAATAAAAAATTTTCCTTTGAACGTTTGAATCTAGTAAAAGATATTTTTATTTTTTCCTGTTATACGGGGTTAGCTTATATCGACACAGGTAATTTAAAACAAGGTCAAATACGCAATGGGATTGATGGCCAAAAGTGGATAATAACGAAAAGACAAAAGACAGATACACCTCAGAGAATACCTTTACTTGCCCCAGCTTTGGAAATAATAGAAAAATATAAGGATCATCCCCGGTGCATGCAAAAAGGT
Above is a window of Mucilaginibacter ginsenosidivorans DNA encoding:
- the egtB gene encoding ergothioneine biosynthesis protein EgtB, with protein sequence MNLPDCYKEVRKLTEQICAPLHTEDYVVQPVADVSPPKWHLGHTSWFFETFILKPYFMGYQEFDPQYNFVFNSYYETVGTRVIRTDRGNLSRPTVADIYKYREYVDEAMDKFLSSEPAADIKELLILGLNHEQQHQELLYTDIKFILGHNPLFPTYSEDYRPPENEKNTGSPFVKMNEGVYEIGFSGEGFCFDNELGRHKVYLQNYEISPLLVTNGEYLEFINAGGYQDFRHWHAEGWDWVNKNNVIAPLYWHNINDTWYNYTYTGLELIDWDDTLCHVSYFEASAYAAWKGMRLPTEFEWEAAAGQFNWGTRWEWTESAYLPYPGFVKASGAIGEYNGKFMVNQQVLRGASEVTSPGHSRVTYRNFFQTYLQWQFTGIRLAK
- a CDS encoding mercuric reductase, yielding MKTYDAIVIGSGQAGGPLAKKLALAGKKTALIEKRYIGGTCVNDGCTPTKTMIGSAKMAYLASKSRDLGVDIKGYKVNLRRIKKRKDEIVMQFRSGSQHGLEQTRGLDLFFGEATFTAEKTISVKLNKGKTSQLKADLIFMNTGCKPVIPEIEGIHDIDYLTSTSILELDKVPDHLLVIGGNYIGLEFGQMFRRFGSKVTVIEKSERIVSREDEDVSEELTKILEAEKIKILTNAQTLKFRKTGKGNISATISVNGKEQNIKCSHVLVAVGRAPQTTALNLDKTGVKTDERGFIKVDDKLETNIKGIYALGDVKGGPAFTHVSYNDYTIVYRNLIEGTNYTIKDRPIPYCMFTDPQLGRIGLDESEAQKLGLKVKVAKLPMAYVARAIETGDTRGFMKAVVDPKTKKILGATVLGPEGGEIMTVLQMAMEGGITYDRIRYCVFAHPLYSESLNNLFMSIVD
- a CDS encoding site-specific integrase, translating into MIEKSFGLFFFLKQPKNQKGDERYIYLRITVDGISKEISTKRMWTLSRWDQRTGRPKGKTEEVAKLCAYLDNLKLNVYSIKSQLMLADKEITAEIIKKYLTGNGEERRMLLCIFKKHNQNIEELIGKDYQPRTFKRYRTTFDHTKAFINWKYGKEDIDLKDLNYEFAKDFSFWLKTIKCCNHNSAMKYVSTLKTVILECMKKKWLREDPFSEFSTAQKEVEIIPLDAVELSIIQNKKFSFERLNLVKDIFIFSCYTGLAYIDTGNLKQGQIRNGIDGQKWIITKRQKTDTPQRIPLLAPALEIIEKYKDHPRCMQKGYALPILTNQKMNAYLKEIADVCGIEKKLTFHIARHTFATTVTLCNGVPIETVSSMLGHKRLTQTQHYAKIIDLKVSEDMALLRKRLS
- a CDS encoding ABC transporter permease/substrate-binding protein, which translates into the protein MNEHRQTLWEFMHQQSDKLLMQTLQHIGLTFISLLIAVIIGLPLGIWITRQKRFSGIVLGIAGILQTIPSIALLGFMIPLLGIGAKPAIVALLLYALLPIIRNTFTGIEGVDPSVKEAAVAMGMSKWQVLSKVELPLAMPVILAGIRTATVINVGVATLASYIAAGGLGEFIFGGISLNNTNMILAGAIPAALLAIIFDFLLSRLQRFNFKRIKTATASLPVLLIIMASFYFIPSAYGGKLTAGFTPEFMGRQDGNLGLQSKYGLKVNPIVISDAVMYKAAYEKQLDIISGYSTDGRLKAYDLVVLDDDKKIFPPYYAAPIVRDDALKQFPDLEKTLNLLSGKINDAVMTELNYRTDYLHQSPERVAEDFLRAQSLLKPARNGTDGTVRIGSKIFGEQYILANMYSMLIKGYTDHDVSTKTGLGGTKICFDALNNNQIDFYPEYTGTGLLAILQPSAKTVDSLTVDKDKTYNYVKNEFEKKYNISWLRPIGFDNAYALMMRQKQAKQLHIKTISDLKRYLESK
- a CDS encoding ABC transporter ATP-binding protein, whose amino-acid sequence is MIKVERLSKHFNGVKAVDDISFEVKEHENLVLLGTSGCGKTTTLKMLNRLIEPTSGSITINNQNILDQKPEELRRGIGYVLQNNGLFPHYTVAENIAIVPQLLKWDSKRIEIRIAELIEKLHLSKDQLKLYPNELSGGQQQRVGLARALVADPPVLLMDEPFGALDNITRSKIQIEFKELDELKRKTIIMVTHDVQEAFELGDRICLMDKGKIVQIGTPAELLFNPANQFVADFLRDQRLQLEFKSVTVKDIWELLPSAKKEAAGQDLPIDSNIWAALQKLSADRSSNLYITYRHETKSIGFEQLTTTFYKYQSKRPHE